A single window of Pseudarthrobacter defluvii DNA harbors:
- a CDS encoding inorganic phosphate transporter produces MDITFMVALVIALALFFDFTNGFHDTANAMATPIATGAIKPKTAVALAAILNLVGAFLSTEVAKTISGGIIREGSDGVQITPDIIFAGLMGAVLWNMITWLKGLPSSSSHALFGGLIGAAIVGAGFSSVNLETLLQKVILPAVFAPLIAGVAAYVCTRLAYALTSRHDPETGSKLTQKRGGFRNGQVFTSSLVALAHGTNDAQKTMGIITLVLIAAGSQAPGSGPQFWVISACALAIAIGTYSGGWRIIRTMGSGLTEVKPAQGFAAETSTASAILASSHLGFALSTTQVASGSVIGSGMGRRGTTVRWNMVGRIALGWLFTLPAAGVVGALTALLVKTGAVGILIAAVAGSAAILFMFFYSRKSSVSHQNAVEVEEAGQAVRFAKKKARAEAKAKARAEAKARAEAKANNTKENRR; encoded by the coding sequence GTGGATATCACCTTCATGGTGGCGCTGGTCATCGCACTGGCACTATTTTTCGACTTCACGAACGGTTTCCACGACACCGCGAACGCCATGGCAACGCCCATCGCGACGGGGGCCATCAAGCCCAAGACTGCGGTGGCATTGGCAGCAATCCTGAACCTCGTGGGCGCGTTCCTGTCCACCGAAGTGGCCAAGACAATCTCCGGCGGCATCATCCGGGAGGGATCCGACGGCGTACAGATTACCCCGGACATCATCTTCGCCGGGCTGATGGGAGCCGTCCTGTGGAACATGATCACCTGGCTGAAGGGTTTGCCGTCCAGTTCATCCCACGCACTTTTTGGCGGACTGATCGGCGCGGCAATCGTCGGCGCAGGATTCAGCTCAGTCAACCTTGAGACGCTGCTCCAGAAGGTCATTCTCCCGGCCGTCTTCGCACCGCTGATCGCGGGCGTTGCCGCCTATGTCTGCACCCGCCTGGCCTATGCCCTCACCTCCCGGCACGACCCCGAGACGGGCAGCAAGCTCACCCAGAAGCGCGGCGGCTTCCGCAACGGCCAGGTCTTCACGTCCAGCCTGGTGGCCCTGGCGCACGGGACCAACGACGCCCAGAAGACCATGGGCATCATCACGCTGGTCCTGATCGCCGCCGGAAGCCAGGCGCCCGGTTCCGGTCCCCAGTTCTGGGTCATCTCCGCCTGCGCCCTCGCCATCGCCATCGGCACTTATTCCGGCGGCTGGCGCATCATCCGCACCATGGGTTCGGGCCTGACGGAAGTCAAGCCGGCCCAGGGCTTCGCGGCCGAGACAAGCACTGCGTCCGCCATCCTCGCCTCTTCGCACCTTGGCTTCGCCCTGTCCACCACGCAGGTGGCGTCCGGTTCAGTGATCGGCTCCGGAATGGGACGCCGCGGGACCACCGTCCGCTGGAACATGGTGGGCAGGATCGCGCTGGGGTGGCTCTTTACCCTGCCGGCCGCCGGCGTTGTCGGCGCCCTGACAGCGCTCCTGGTGAAGACCGGCGCCGTGGGCATCCTCATTGCCGCCGTCGCAGGCAGCGCCGCCATCCTGTTCATGTTCTTCTACTCACGCAAGTCTTCCGTGAGCCACCAGAACGCCGTTGAGGTGGAGGAGGCGGGCCAGGCGGTCCGGTTCGCCAAGAAGAAGGCCCGGGCCGAGGCCAAGGCGAAAGCCAGGGCCGAGGCAAAAGCCAGAGCCGAAGCAAAAGCAAACAACACCAAGGAGAATCGGCGATGA
- a CDS encoding HAD domain-containing protein, producing the protein MARTLYLDVDGVVCPFGPEGTTGWGSAWQRAEAGLLPVAFAAELVAGLNALARTPGLRCVWLTSWEELAPQYLCPAVGLVGTDWPYLAAVGPGSGTGWWKLRAIQADVENTGPGAFAWVDDQLAFEAEAQQWARILGRRVLTVSPHPRHGITPAELNRLRSFLAQPVF; encoded by the coding sequence ATGGCACGCACGCTCTATTTGGACGTGGACGGGGTGGTTTGTCCGTTCGGACCGGAGGGAACCACCGGCTGGGGTTCGGCCTGGCAGCGCGCCGAGGCCGGACTGTTGCCCGTGGCCTTCGCAGCCGAGCTCGTGGCCGGGCTCAATGCCCTGGCCCGCACGCCCGGTCTCCGTTGTGTCTGGCTTACCAGCTGGGAGGAGCTGGCGCCCCAATACCTGTGCCCCGCCGTCGGCCTTGTCGGCACGGACTGGCCGTACCTCGCCGCGGTGGGCCCCGGTAGCGGGACCGGCTGGTGGAAGCTGCGTGCCATCCAGGCGGACGTCGAAAACACGGGGCCGGGCGCGTTCGCATGGGTGGACGACCAGCTGGCTTTCGAGGCTGAGGCGCAGCAGTGGGCACGGATCCTGGGCCGCCGGGTCCTTACCGTCTCACCACATCCCCGGCACGGAATAACGCCTGCGGAACTGAACCGGCTCCGGTCTTTCCTGGCCCAGCCCGTGTTTTGA
- a CDS encoding VOC family protein: protein MPTVLNPYISFRDNAREAMNFYQSVFGGELTLSTFGEFQASEDPAEAEKIMHAMLTTTQGLVLMGADTPNGMEYHPGSSISISLSGEVEVELRGYYQKLSADGGAVTVPMEKAPWGDVFGMCTDRFGVSWLVNVNAAQATPAT, encoded by the coding sequence ATGCCAACAGTCCTCAATCCCTACATCAGCTTCCGCGACAATGCCCGTGAGGCAATGAATTTCTACCAGTCCGTGTTCGGCGGCGAACTGACGCTCAGCACCTTCGGCGAGTTCCAGGCCAGCGAGGACCCCGCGGAAGCGGAGAAGATCATGCACGCCATGCTGACCACCACACAGGGCCTGGTGCTCATGGGTGCCGACACCCCCAACGGCATGGAATACCATCCGGGCTCCTCCATTTCCATTTCCCTCAGCGGCGAGGTTGAGGTGGAGCTTCGCGGCTACTATCAGAAGCTGAGCGCCGACGGGGGAGCGGTGACTGTCCCCATGGAAAAGGCGCCGTGGGGCGATGTCTTTGGCATGTGCACCGACCGGTTTGGTGTTTCCTGGCTGGTCAATGTCAACGCCGCCCAGGCAACGCCGGCGACCTGA
- a CDS encoding L-threonylcarbamoyladenylate synthase, whose amino-acid sequence MARFFDVHPHDPQPRAIAQAVKIIRDGGLIAYPTDSCYALGAQMGNREALDRIRSIRHLDSKHHFTLVCRDFAQLGQFVNIGNDVFRSIKAVTPGSYTFILPATKEVPKRLLHPKKKTVGVRIPDNRVVQALLAELGEPLLSSTLLLPDEEEPLTVGWEIKERLDHQVDAVIDAGDCGAEPTTVVDFSSGTAEIVRRGMGDPARFE is encoded by the coding sequence ATGGCCCGATTCTTTGATGTCCACCCCCACGACCCCCAGCCCCGCGCGATTGCGCAGGCAGTGAAAATCATCCGCGACGGCGGCCTGATCGCCTACCCCACGGACTCCTGCTACGCCCTGGGCGCGCAGATGGGCAACCGTGAGGCCCTGGACCGGATCAGGAGCATCCGCCACCTGGACAGCAAGCACCACTTCACCCTGGTCTGCCGGGACTTCGCGCAGCTGGGGCAGTTCGTGAACATCGGCAATGACGTTTTCCGCAGCATCAAGGCCGTCACCCCCGGCAGCTACACCTTCATCCTGCCTGCCACAAAGGAGGTCCCCAAGCGGCTGCTCCATCCCAAGAAGAAGACCGTGGGGGTGCGCATCCCGGACAACCGGGTGGTGCAGGCGCTGTTGGCTGAACTGGGCGAGCCGCTGCTGTCCAGCACGCTGCTGCTGCCGGATGAGGAGGAACCGCTGACCGTGGGCTGGGAGATCAAGGAGCGGCTGGACCACCAGGTGGACGCCGTGATTGACGCCGGGGACTGCGGCGCCGAGCCCACCACCGTGGTGGATTTCTCCAGCGGGACGGCTGAAATTGTCCGCCGTGGCATGGGCGATCCGGCAAGGTTCGAATAA
- the ligD gene encoding non-homologous end-joining DNA ligase, protein MASEQTTITVQGPHGPREMRISSPGRVLWPDLGLTKLDLANYICDVGEAFIAANGERPVSLQRYSGNIEGEMFFSKNPPKGTPDFIRSVKVVYPSARSHPQLVFDEPAAAVWAVQMNTVVFHPWPSRAGNTDNPDQLRIDLDPQPGTDFDDAVPAALVLKEVLAEAGLTCFIKTSGNRGLHVYAPIEPTREFLDVRHAVIAAAREVERRIPDKVTTAWWKEERGSRVFLDFNQANRDRTIAGAYSPRALPHAPVSCPITWDELEQADPTNFTILTVPDRLKTLGDPWADFNTSPGTIDTLLEWWDRDCKAGLGELPFPPDYPKMPGEPPRVQPSRARKQD, encoded by the coding sequence ATGGCGAGTGAACAGACCACCATCACGGTCCAGGGTCCCCACGGACCGCGGGAGATGCGCATTTCCAGTCCCGGCCGCGTCCTCTGGCCGGACCTGGGCCTGACCAAGCTGGACCTGGCGAACTACATCTGCGACGTGGGGGAGGCGTTCATCGCCGCCAACGGCGAACGGCCCGTGTCACTCCAGCGGTATTCCGGCAACATCGAAGGTGAGATGTTCTTCTCCAAGAACCCGCCGAAAGGCACACCGGACTTCATCCGTTCCGTCAAAGTGGTCTACCCCAGCGCACGGTCCCACCCGCAACTGGTGTTCGACGAGCCGGCGGCCGCCGTCTGGGCCGTCCAGATGAACACGGTGGTGTTCCACCCCTGGCCGTCGCGCGCCGGGAACACGGACAACCCCGACCAGCTGCGCATCGACCTGGACCCTCAGCCAGGCACCGACTTCGACGACGCCGTCCCGGCCGCCCTGGTGCTGAAGGAGGTCCTCGCCGAGGCAGGGCTCACCTGCTTCATCAAGACCTCCGGAAACCGCGGGCTCCATGTCTACGCGCCCATCGAGCCCACCCGCGAATTCCTGGATGTGCGCCACGCCGTGATCGCCGCTGCAAGGGAGGTGGAACGCCGCATCCCGGACAAGGTGACCACCGCCTGGTGGAAGGAAGAACGGGGCAGTCGCGTGTTCCTGGACTTCAACCAGGCCAACCGGGACCGCACCATCGCCGGCGCATACAGCCCGCGGGCCCTCCCGCATGCCCCCGTCTCATGCCCCATCACCTGGGACGAGCTGGAGCAGGCGGATCCGACGAACTTCACCATCCTCACCGTCCCGGACCGGCTGAAAACCCTGGGGGACCCCTGGGCCGACTTCAATACCAGCCCCGGCACCATCGATACGCTGCTGGAGTGGTGGGACCGCGACTGCAAGGCCGGCCTGGGCGAGCTGCCCTTCCCGCCCGACTACCCCAAGATGCCGGGCGAACCGCCCCGGGTGCAGCCCAGCAGGGCGCGCAAGCAGGACTGA
- a CDS encoding alpha/beta hydrolase family protein translates to MPASDQLLTVTAGDAAFSAVYARPADPTATVVVAHGAGAGREHPFLRGFSDALNSLGLATLRFNFPYMEAGRKFPDRPPGAIAAWRAAMDTARGQAAANHDRGPVWAAGKSFGGRMASMAVADGMDAAGLVYLGYPLHAPGKPEKLRDEHLYGLAVPMLFLQGTRDTFATSGILADVVSRIGPNAVLQWVEGGDHSFAVAGKKRPADEVGASMSVPVAEFIAARS, encoded by the coding sequence ATGCCGGCATCCGACCAACTCCTCACCGTCACCGCAGGTGACGCCGCCTTTTCCGCCGTATACGCCCGCCCCGCGGATCCCACCGCAACGGTCGTGGTGGCGCACGGCGCAGGGGCCGGCAGGGAGCACCCGTTCCTCCGCGGTTTCAGCGATGCCTTGAACAGCCTGGGCCTGGCCACCCTGCGCTTCAACTTCCCGTATATGGAGGCAGGACGGAAGTTCCCTGACCGCCCTCCCGGGGCCATTGCCGCCTGGCGGGCGGCCATGGACACTGCCCGTGGACAGGCGGCAGCCAATCATGACCGCGGCCCCGTGTGGGCGGCAGGCAAGTCGTTCGGGGGAAGGATGGCGTCCATGGCCGTGGCGGACGGCATGGATGCTGCAGGCCTTGTTTACCTGGGCTACCCGCTGCATGCTCCCGGCAAGCCGGAGAAGTTGCGGGACGAACACCTGTACGGGCTTGCCGTGCCCATGCTGTTCCTGCAGGGAACCCGGGACACGTTTGCCACTTCCGGCATCCTGGCGGACGTCGTGTCCCGGATCGGCCCCAATGCCGTGCTGCAGTGGGTGGAGGGCGGCGACCATTCGTTTGCGGTGGCAGGAAAGAAGCGGCCCGCCGACGAGGTGGGCGCATCAATGTCCGTCCCCGTGGCCGAATTCATTGCTGCCCGCTCCTGA
- a CDS encoding 5'-3' exonuclease encodes MPQRLMLLDTASLYFRAFYGLPDTIRHPDGTPVNAVRGLLDMIARLTTDYQASHLVACWDDDWRPQWRVDLLPTYKAHRVAQAVPGGTDVEVVPQGLEAQLPMIRRVLELAGIAIVGAAEHEADDVVGTYASQAAFPVDVVTGDRDLFQVCDDGRGVRVIYTARGMKNLEVITEETVVAKYKVLPQQYADYATLRGDASDGLPGVAGIGEKTAASLLLKYGTLERLLAAAEQPGGGVPGPVQAKLAAAAAYLEAAPAVVRLVRDLELPTLDQAGALLQPVTGDRRRELEQLATDWNLGGSVRRLLAALDQRV; translated from the coding sequence ATGCCCCAGCGCCTCATGCTGCTCGACACTGCCTCCCTTTACTTCCGTGCCTTCTACGGTTTGCCGGACACCATCCGCCACCCGGACGGAACGCCGGTCAACGCCGTCCGCGGGCTGCTGGATATGATCGCCCGCCTCACCACCGACTACCAGGCCAGCCACCTGGTGGCATGCTGGGACGACGACTGGCGGCCCCAGTGGCGGGTGGACCTGCTCCCCACGTACAAGGCCCACCGCGTGGCCCAGGCAGTACCGGGCGGCACCGACGTGGAAGTGGTGCCGCAGGGCCTCGAAGCGCAGCTGCCCATGATCCGCCGCGTACTGGAGCTGGCCGGCATCGCCATAGTAGGCGCGGCAGAACACGAGGCCGACGACGTCGTGGGCACCTACGCGAGCCAGGCCGCCTTCCCCGTGGACGTCGTCACGGGCGACCGCGACCTTTTCCAGGTCTGCGATGACGGGCGCGGGGTCCGGGTGATTTACACAGCCCGCGGCATGAAGAACCTGGAAGTCATCACGGAGGAAACCGTGGTGGCCAAGTACAAGGTCCTGCCCCAGCAGTACGCCGACTATGCAACCCTGCGCGGGGATGCTTCCGACGGCCTTCCCGGTGTAGCCGGCATCGGCGAGAAAACCGCGGCCTCCCTGCTGCTGAAGTACGGCACCCTTGAGCGGCTGCTGGCGGCGGCGGAACAGCCGGGCGGCGGGGTGCCCGGACCTGTCCAGGCCAAGCTCGCCGCCGCCGCCGCGTACCTGGAAGCAGCCCCCGCCGTCGTCCGGTTGGTGCGGGACCTGGAGCTGCCCACCCTTGACCAGGCGGGCGCGCTGCTGCAACCGGTGACAGGTGACCGGCGCCGGGAACTGGAACAGCTGGCCACCGACTGGAACCTGGGCGGATCCGTACGCCGGCTGCTCGCCGCTTTGGACCAGCGGGTGTAG
- a CDS encoding BNR-4 repeat-containing protein, with protein MPTEPITINDNGAWCWFQDERALVDPVANTLLVGSVAAPQGPGGDSRGGNIEVAVLDLATGNSRVHVLHRQLEADDHNAPALLIRPDGRYLAMYAKHKTDNYSRWRISVRPHDASEWGPEQCFDWTELAAGRGATYSNLHRLDAECRVYNFVRAINDDPSLMVSDNDGTSWRYGGKLFTRPKVGYVNGYTRYSGNGQDRIDLITTDHHPRDFNNSIYHGYIRDNTLHDSQGKVVSKPLIGSPGIDQASLTTVFRAGAELDGDVLTHGWTVDLRGRGTDLAAIISCRANDTNGVLRREQVLDVDDHRLLYARFDGTHWRLNPLAVAGPALLPHEQDYTGLGAVDPNDLDQVYVSTPVDPRSGEATAHYEIYRGRTGDGGATWEWEAVTSGSRMDNLRPIVAPGDATVHAVCWFRGSMRSSQAYETEVVVLR; from the coding sequence ATGCCCACGGAGCCGATCACCATCAATGACAACGGCGCATGGTGCTGGTTCCAGGACGAGCGTGCACTGGTCGATCCCGTGGCCAACACACTGCTGGTCGGTTCAGTGGCCGCGCCGCAGGGCCCCGGCGGCGACAGCAGGGGCGGCAACATCGAAGTCGCTGTCCTGGACCTGGCCACCGGAAACAGCAGGGTTCACGTCCTGCACCGGCAGCTGGAAGCCGATGACCACAATGCCCCTGCCCTGCTGATCAGGCCCGACGGCCGCTACCTGGCCATGTATGCCAAGCACAAGACGGACAACTATTCGCGCTGGCGGATCTCGGTCCGGCCCCACGACGCCTCAGAGTGGGGACCGGAACAGTGTTTCGACTGGACGGAACTTGCAGCCGGACGCGGCGCAACCTACTCCAACCTGCACCGGCTGGACGCCGAGTGCCGGGTTTATAACTTTGTCCGTGCCATCAACGACGACCCCAGCCTGATGGTGTCCGACAACGATGGCACCTCCTGGCGCTACGGCGGCAAACTCTTCACCCGGCCCAAGGTGGGGTACGTGAACGGCTACACCCGTTACTCCGGCAACGGTCAGGACCGGATCGACCTCATCACCACGGACCACCACCCCCGCGACTTCAACAACAGCATCTATCACGGCTACATCCGGGACAACACCCTGCATGACTCCCAGGGGAAGGTGGTTTCCAAGCCGTTGATCGGCTCGCCCGGCATCGACCAGGCGTCCCTGACCACCGTCTTCCGGGCAGGTGCGGAACTGGACGGGGACGTCCTCACGCACGGCTGGACAGTGGACCTTCGGGGCCGGGGAACGGACCTGGCCGCCATTATCAGCTGCCGGGCGAACGACACCAATGGTGTGCTGAGGCGCGAACAGGTGCTCGACGTCGATGATCACCGCCTGCTCTACGCCCGCTTTGACGGGACGCACTGGAGGCTGAACCCGCTCGCCGTCGCCGGCCCTGCCCTGCTGCCGCACGAACAGGACTACACCGGCCTGGGTGCCGTGGACCCCAACGACCTGGACCAGGTGTATGTCTCCACCCCTGTTGATCCCCGGTCCGGTGAGGCCACAGCCCACTATGAGATCTACCGCGGCCGGACCGGGGACGGCGGCGCCACGTGGGAGTGGGAGGCAGTGACCTCCGGTTCCAGGATGGACAACCTCCGGCCGATCGTGGCGCCCGGAGACGCCACGGTCCACGCTGTCTGCTGGTTCCGTGGCAGCATGCGCTCCTCCCAGGCCTACGAAACCGAAGTGGTGGTACTGCGCTGA
- a CDS encoding dihydrofolate reductase family protein has product MAQLTVDLIITLDGCASGDGWPGWWGLEGPEYLAWLQQEAGKDYTFLMGANTYRLMSGMSEDAAAGAAGYSEEEGASLTGLAAVPKVVFSSTLKAPLSWPNSQLVAGDAIEAVRQLKQTHAGPLSTLGSLSLCRSLVAADLVDRFRLVVFPLITGRTGSERIYDGYPDVALELVESRTFDGRLQLLEYIPHVIGGPPGTRP; this is encoded by the coding sequence ATGGCCCAGTTGACGGTGGATCTGATCATCACGCTGGACGGCTGTGCCTCGGGCGACGGCTGGCCGGGGTGGTGGGGCCTGGAAGGACCGGAATACCTGGCCTGGCTTCAGCAGGAGGCGGGAAAGGACTATACGTTCCTGATGGGGGCCAACACTTACCGGCTCATGTCCGGGATGTCTGAGGACGCCGCGGCCGGGGCTGCCGGCTATTCGGAGGAGGAAGGCGCGTCCCTGACGGGCCTGGCAGCCGTTCCCAAGGTGGTGTTTTCCTCAACCTTGAAGGCACCCCTCAGCTGGCCGAACTCCCAACTCGTCGCGGGGGACGCAATTGAGGCCGTCCGGCAGCTGAAGCAGACCCATGCGGGGCCGTTGAGCACCCTGGGCAGCCTGAGCCTCTGCCGCTCCCTGGTGGCCGCGGACTTGGTGGACCGGTTCCGGCTGGTTGTCTTCCCCCTGATCACCGGGCGCACTGGAAGCGAACGGATCTATGACGGCTACCCCGACGTCGCCCTGGAGCTGGTGGAAAGCCGGACGTTCGACGGGCGCCTTCAGCTGCTCGAGTACATCCCCCATGTGATTGGCGGTCCGCCGGGGACCAGGCCATGA
- a CDS encoding vWA domain-containing protein: MAIHKRSARYGRYTGGPDPLAPPVDLAEALDAVAEDVMAGYSPRHALQEFLRRGGRNRDGLDDLARRVQQRRRELLSRHRLDGTLDEVKKLLDTAVLEERKQLARDAMMDNTDRAFREMQLQNLPPSTAAAVNELASYDWQSSAAREAYEQIKDLLGREVLEQRFAGIKQALESATEEDREAVSAMLRDLNELLGKHRRGEDTDADFREFMARHGQYFPENPQSVEELVDALAQRAAAAQRLLQSMSPEQRDELMRLSAQAFGSPELMAQLSELDATLQALRPGEDWTGSERFEGQEGLGLGDGTGVLQDIAELDELSEQLSQSYNGSRLDDLDLDALARQLGENAAVSARTLADIERAMQDGGYLRRGADGDLRLSPQAMRRLGKSLLRDAARRLSGRQGSRETRMAGAAGEQTGSSRQWEFGDAEPWDVTRTMTNAIRRTMADGGDPSRGLRLAVDDIEVAETEARTQAAVALLVDVSFSMAAEGRWVPMKRTALALHHLVSTRFRGDRLQLIAFGRYAQSMDIGDLTALPALREQGTNLHHGLLLAGRFFRQHPSMQPVLLVVTDGEPTAHLLPDGDSWFNWPPDAETIRATIGELDRLGRMGAQTTFFRLGNDPGLERFIQRMARRVDGRVVAPEVGDLGAAVVGEYLRAHVRSAYADGDWF; the protein is encoded by the coding sequence ATGGCCATCCACAAACGCTCCGCCAGGTACGGCCGGTACACCGGCGGACCGGACCCGCTCGCCCCGCCGGTGGACCTGGCCGAGGCGCTGGACGCCGTCGCCGAGGACGTGATGGCGGGCTACTCGCCGCGCCACGCCCTTCAGGAGTTCCTTCGGCGCGGCGGCCGGAACCGCGACGGCCTGGACGACCTTGCCAGGCGCGTGCAGCAGCGGCGGCGCGAGCTGCTCAGCCGGCACCGGCTGGACGGCACGCTGGATGAAGTGAAGAAACTCCTGGACACCGCGGTGCTGGAGGAACGCAAGCAGCTGGCCCGGGACGCGATGATGGACAACACGGACCGTGCCTTCCGGGAAATGCAGCTGCAGAACCTGCCGCCGTCCACGGCCGCGGCCGTCAATGAGCTGGCGTCCTACGACTGGCAATCCAGTGCAGCACGCGAAGCATACGAACAGATCAAGGACCTGTTGGGCCGGGAAGTCCTTGAACAGCGGTTCGCCGGGATAAAGCAGGCGCTGGAGAGCGCCACCGAGGAAGACCGCGAGGCGGTGAGCGCGATGCTCCGGGACCTCAACGAGCTGCTGGGCAAGCACCGCCGCGGCGAAGACACGGACGCCGACTTCCGTGAGTTCATGGCCAGGCACGGCCAGTACTTTCCCGAGAACCCCCAGTCGGTCGAGGAACTGGTGGATGCCCTGGCCCAGCGTGCCGCCGCTGCCCAGCGGCTCCTGCAGTCAATGTCCCCGGAGCAGCGTGATGAGCTGATGAGGCTGTCAGCCCAGGCCTTTGGCTCACCCGAACTGATGGCCCAGCTCAGCGAGCTGGACGCCACACTGCAGGCACTGCGGCCAGGGGAGGACTGGACAGGCTCGGAACGATTCGAAGGGCAGGAAGGCCTGGGACTGGGCGACGGCACCGGGGTGCTCCAGGACATCGCGGAGCTTGACGAACTGTCCGAGCAGCTCTCACAAAGCTACAACGGCTCCCGGCTGGATGACCTGGACCTCGATGCCCTCGCGCGCCAGCTTGGCGAAAATGCCGCCGTCAGTGCCCGTACGCTCGCCGACATCGAACGCGCCATGCAGGACGGCGGCTATTTGCGGCGCGGCGCGGACGGGGACCTCCGGTTGTCCCCGCAGGCCATGCGGCGGCTGGGAAAGTCGCTGCTGCGGGACGCTGCCAGGCGGCTGTCCGGGCGGCAGGGCAGCCGGGAAACCAGGATGGCGGGGGCGGCGGGTGAACAGACAGGTTCCAGCCGGCAGTGGGAGTTCGGCGATGCGGAGCCCTGGGACGTCACCCGCACCATGACCAACGCCATCCGTCGGACCATGGCCGACGGCGGCGACCCGTCCCGCGGGCTGCGGCTGGCCGTGGACGACATCGAAGTAGCGGAGACGGAGGCCCGGACCCAGGCCGCGGTTGCCCTGCTGGTGGATGTCTCCTTTTCCATGGCGGCCGAGGGGCGGTGGGTTCCCATGAAGCGGACGGCGCTCGCACTGCACCATCTGGTGTCCACCCGCTTCCGCGGGGACCGGCTGCAGCTGATTGCGTTTGGCCGGTACGCGCAGTCCATGGACATCGGGGACCTGACGGCGCTGCCTGCCCTGCGCGAACAGGGAACCAACCTGCATCACGGCCTGTTGCTGGCAGGGCGTTTCTTCCGGCAGCACCCCTCCATGCAGCCTGTCCTGCTGGTGGTCACGGACGGCGAACCCACGGCGCACCTGCTGCCCGACGGGGACTCCTGGTTCAACTGGCCGCCGGACGCCGAGACCATCCGCGCCACCATCGGCGAACTGGACCGCCTTGGCCGCATGGGGGCACAGACCACCTTTTTCCGATTGGGGAACGACCCCGGCCTGGAACGGTTCATCCAGCGCATGGCGCGGCGGGTGGACGGCCGGGTGGTGGCGCCCGAGGTGGGCGACCTTGGCGCCGCGGTGGTGGGGGAGTACCTGCGCGCCCACGTCCGCAGCGCCTACGCCGACGGCGATTGGTTCTGA